In Phormidium yuhuli AB48, one genomic interval encodes:
- a CDS encoding cyanoexosortase B system-associated protein has product MTVDKSLSTATPSRSRPGSSWFAKATIALCLLLLIVAAVPKYLQGRPPIDAIPDAPLASLEILREQGLSLDNWTNVDVQNIQLGPNRWVMQTLSWDAPEPPEDHSDRATLLMSPQRVQSGTSAQPQMEWMDVRGLGRAQGQRWIEDQPQPLHFSVTPQSSPAINVQARYFRGRTERRSFAIVQWYAWENGGHPSLVRWFWRDRLARLQNRRLPWVAMSLILPIEHLSPVDDVRPFLESFAQQVHGALLDQAFNGTSTSSSTPELPNSVMSQTN; this is encoded by the coding sequence ATGACTGTAGATAAATCCCTTTCCACGGCAACCCCGTCCCGATCCCGGCCGGGCTCCTCTTGGTTTGCCAAAGCGACGATCGCCCTCTGTCTCCTCCTACTCATTGTTGCGGCAGTTCCTAAATACCTCCAAGGCCGTCCACCCATCGACGCCATCCCCGATGCACCCCTTGCCTCCTTGGAAATCCTGCGGGAACAGGGTCTGAGCTTAGACAATTGGACCAATGTGGATGTACAGAACATCCAGCTTGGACCTAATCGTTGGGTCATGCAAACCCTCAGTTGGGACGCTCCAGAGCCACCAGAGGATCACAGCGATCGCGCCACCCTCCTGATGAGTCCCCAGCGAGTTCAAAGCGGAACCTCCGCCCAACCACAAATGGAATGGATGGACGTGCGGGGACTCGGACGAGCCCAGGGGCAACGGTGGATTGAAGATCAACCTCAACCTCTGCACTTCAGCGTAACTCCTCAATCCAGTCCAGCCATTAACGTCCAAGCTCGCTATTTCCGGGGTCGCACCGAACGACGCAGCTTTGCCATTGTCCAGTGGTATGCTTGGGAAAACGGCGGCCATCCCAGCCTCGTCCGTTGGTTCTGGCGCGATCGCCTAGCCCGTCTCCAGAATCGTCGCTTACCCTGGGTTGCCATGTCTCTGATTCTCCCCATTGAGCATCTGAGCCCAGTGGATGATGTCCGGCCCTTCCTAGAATCCTTTGCCCAACAGGTCCATGGCGCTCTCCTCGACCAAGCCTTCAACGGGACCTCAACCTCCTCCTCAACCCCTGAGTTGCCTAACTCAGTTATGTCTCAAACGAACTAA
- the murA gene encoding UDP-N-acetylglucosamine 1-carboxyvinyltransferase has translation MTSTTLEPTSATEVNESVLHIWGRQPLSGDVTISGAKNAALALIAGSLLCPETCRLRNVPGLVDIARMAQIVSALGVKLHRDGDLMEIDASHIGQSQAPYELVSQLRASFFVIGPLLARLGIANVPLPGGCAIGARPVDLHVRGLQALGADVQIQHGVVRACITGGRTRLQGAKIYLDYPSVGATETLMMAATLAEGETILDNAAQEPEVIDLANFCRAMGAKIEGAGSKTIRISGVPKLHTADYSIVPDRIEAGTFLVAGAITQSEISLSPVVPEHLTAAIAKLRSAGTQVVMDGPDRLRVVPGPIQAVDIETQPFPGFPTDMQAQFMALLTLSQGSSVITETVFENRLRHVAELQRMGADIRVKGNIAVVRGVPLLSGAPVVATDLRASAALVLAGLAAEGKTIVQELRHLDRGYENLAGKLQTLGARVERVPVSNEATV, from the coding sequence CCACTCTAGAGCCGACCTCTGCCACAGAGGTTAACGAGTCCGTTCTACACATCTGGGGACGACAGCCTCTCTCTGGAGACGTAACCATCAGTGGCGCCAAAAATGCCGCCTTAGCGCTCATCGCGGGGTCTCTACTCTGTCCCGAAACCTGCCGCCTCCGCAATGTCCCTGGATTAGTTGACATTGCTCGTATGGCCCAGATCGTCAGTGCTTTGGGAGTTAAACTCCACCGGGATGGAGATCTCATGGAAATTGACGCCAGCCATATCGGTCAATCTCAAGCCCCCTATGAACTGGTGAGCCAACTGCGAGCCAGCTTCTTCGTCATCGGTCCGTTGCTGGCCCGTCTGGGAATTGCCAACGTTCCCCTTCCGGGTGGCTGTGCCATCGGCGCTCGTCCCGTAGATCTCCATGTTCGTGGCCTACAGGCCCTCGGCGCCGATGTGCAAATTCAACATGGTGTCGTTCGGGCCTGCATCACCGGTGGCCGGACACGACTCCAAGGAGCAAAAATCTACCTGGACTATCCCAGCGTCGGTGCCACCGAAACCCTAATGATGGCTGCCACCCTAGCAGAAGGAGAGACCATTCTCGATAACGCCGCCCAAGAACCTGAAGTCATTGATTTAGCCAACTTCTGCCGTGCCATGGGCGCAAAAATTGAAGGGGCTGGCAGCAAAACCATTCGTATCAGCGGTGTTCCCAAACTCCATACCGCTGACTACAGCATCGTTCCCGATCGCATCGAAGCCGGAACCTTTCTCGTGGCCGGGGCCATCACCCAATCTGAGATTAGCCTCTCCCCAGTGGTTCCTGAACACCTCACCGCCGCGATCGCTAAGTTACGCAGCGCCGGAACCCAAGTGGTCATGGATGGACCCGATCGCCTGCGCGTTGTCCCCGGTCCCATTCAGGCCGTTGATATCGAAACCCAACCCTTCCCCGGTTTCCCCACGGATATGCAGGCCCAATTTATGGCTCTGCTGACCCTGAGTCAGGGCAGCAGCGTGATTACCGAAACCGTCTTTGAAAACCGCTTGCGTCATGTCGCTGAACTACAGCGGATGGGTGCTGATATTCGCGTCAAAGGCAATATTGCCGTGGTGCGCGGGGTTCCCCTGCTCTCTGGGGCCCCGGTGGTCGCTACCGATTTACGTGCCTCCGCTGCCCTAGTCTTAGCCGGGCTGGCCGCCGAAGGCAAAACCATCGTGCAAGAGTTACGACATCTCGATCGCGGCTATGAGAACTTAGCCGGAAAACTGCAAACCCTGGGGGCGCGGGTGGAACGAGTCCCAGTTAGCAACGAGGCAACGGTCTAA
- the accD gene encoding acetyl-CoA carboxylase, carboxyltransferase subunit beta, protein MSLFDWFADRRKLNSIGQKQQEREIAEGLWTKCESCGVLTYTKDLAANHMVCPECGHHGRIFSDERIQQLIDAGTWQALNRQLRPTDPLGFCDRKAYRDRLSDYQQKTQLNDAVQTGFGDLDGLPIALGVMDFRFMGGSMGSVVGETLTRLIEQGTAAERPVIIVCASGGARMQEGMLSLMQMAKISGALQRHRQAQLLYIPILTHPTTGGVTASFAMLGDIILAEPKATIGFAGRRVIEQTLRQKLPEDFQSAEDLLSHGFVDAIVPRPQLKGLLGQLIRLHHPSLKRTHHQVPQGQESDAVALEISGSNEPS, encoded by the coding sequence ATGTCTCTATTTGATTGGTTTGCTGACCGACGCAAGTTAAATTCTATCGGTCAGAAGCAGCAGGAACGAGAAATCGCCGAGGGGCTTTGGACCAAGTGCGAGTCCTGTGGTGTTTTAACCTACACGAAAGACTTGGCGGCCAACCACATGGTGTGTCCTGAATGCGGTCATCATGGTCGCATTTTTAGTGATGAGCGTATTCAACAACTGATTGATGCTGGCACCTGGCAGGCTCTGAATCGCCAGTTGCGTCCCACGGACCCCTTAGGATTTTGCGATCGCAAGGCCTACCGCGATCGCCTCAGTGATTATCAACAAAAAACTCAACTCAACGATGCCGTGCAAACGGGTTTCGGTGACCTGGATGGGTTACCCATTGCCCTAGGGGTGATGGACTTCCGCTTTATGGGAGGCAGCATGGGGTCCGTGGTGGGGGAAACCTTAACCCGGCTGATTGAGCAGGGAACCGCCGCTGAACGTCCTGTGATTATTGTCTGCGCCTCTGGAGGGGCGAGGATGCAGGAGGGGATGTTGAGCCTGATGCAGATGGCGAAAATTTCCGGAGCCTTGCAGCGCCACCGACAAGCGCAATTGCTCTATATCCCCATTCTGACTCATCCCACCACTGGCGGCGTTACGGCCAGTTTTGCCATGTTAGGTGATATTATCCTGGCGGAGCCGAAAGCTACCATTGGTTTTGCGGGACGGCGGGTGATTGAACAAACTTTACGCCAGAAACTGCCGGAGGATTTTCAGTCGGCTGAAGATCTGCTCAGCCACGGGTTTGTCGATGCCATTGTGCCTCGTCCTCAACTCAAGGGACTGTTGGGGCAGTTAATTCGTTTGCATCATCCCTCCCTGAAACGGACTCATCATCAGGTTCCTCAGGGCCAGGAGAGTGATGCCGTGGCCCTAGAAATTTCTGGGTCAAATGAGCCATCCTAG
- a CDS encoding SDR family oxidoreductase, producing MYLVTGATGSVGKRIVRRLRDRDLPVRAFVRLASNYAELEQRGAEIFIGDLAQERDIRKACRDVRYIISAHGSDSGQAQAIDYRANIDLMDFGQENRVDHFVYISVLGTDRGYQDSPVFKAKREVENALQKTDLNYTILRPSGFASNLLPLAERFRDTGIYFAIGDLKNRSSILSPDDLAELAIQAPDYEAAQNQIFAVGGPEILNREDIPRIFSQVFEKEPFVINLPLSVLDGVRSALGFLNPDLQRSLGTLRILLANEFFCTSEEIHRLESVFDIQMESLESFLKRYLLNR from the coding sequence ATGTATTTAGTGACTGGTGCAACCGGAAGTGTCGGCAAACGCATTGTACGCCGGCTGCGCGATCGCGATTTGCCGGTGCGGGCCTTCGTGCGCCTCGCCTCCAATTACGCGGAACTCGAACAACGGGGCGCAGAAATTTTTATCGGTGACTTAGCCCAAGAGCGAGATATCCGCAAAGCCTGCCGGGATGTTCGCTACATTATCAGCGCCCACGGCTCGGATAGTGGTCAAGCCCAAGCCATTGACTACCGAGCCAACATTGATTTAATGGATTTTGGCCAGGAAAACCGGGTTGACCATTTTGTCTACATCTCCGTGTTAGGGACCGATCGCGGCTACCAAGATTCTCCCGTTTTTAAGGCGAAGCGAGAGGTAGAAAATGCCTTACAAAAAACTGATTTGAATTATACGATTCTGCGTCCCTCTGGCTTTGCCTCAAATCTCTTACCCCTAGCTGAACGCTTCCGGGATACGGGTATCTACTTTGCCATTGGTGATCTCAAAAATCGCTCCTCAATTCTCAGTCCCGATGATTTAGCCGAACTTGCCATTCAAGCCCCGGACTATGAGGCGGCCCAGAATCAGATTTTTGCAGTAGGGGGCCCAGAAATCCTCAATCGTGAGGATATTCCCAGAATTTTCAGTCAGGTGTTTGAGAAAGAACCCTTTGTGATTAATCTCCCCTTAAGCGTTCTCGATGGCGTTCGTTCAGCCTTGGGCTTCCTCAATCCTGACTTGCAGCGATCGCTGGGAACCTTACGGATTCTCTTAGCGAATGAATTTTTCTGTACGTCTGAGGAAATTCACCGACTTGAATCGGTGTTTGATATCCAAATGGAATCCTTAGAAAGCTTCTTAAAACGCTACTTACTCAATCGTTAA
- a CDS encoding polysaccharide biosynthesis/export family protein — translation MSSPFLHLPPWRSGTAVLSGAVLVAIQLLPLQRAIAQTQGERRIVEPTQTPSRLSPQWQQFETQRQREHRQTMDYLERWLRDRLDRFPASERLPPAILQDPSRPPERQVPIDSVAWDEYRLGIGDGISIVVQPPFQDLSTTAQLSFQGTIFVPLLGTVNLEGLTVDEAAQLLETSLNQFVVDPEVQVILAQPRQSQITVTGEVERPGFFPIAPNSPLVQALLTAGGVTLDADLREVTVERRFSNGEQVTQTFDLHTPLILGQAIPDVRLRDGDVIRVPTRPREFDSDYDRSILQRTALVSTTSRPIAVTITGEVVRPGYYDFASRPAPEVDGALVAAQGTKTTADLRRILIRRRLPDGTAIEREVDLFTPLLEGRPLPQLGLEDGDVIIVPEIRPEDRENYDVELMTRTSISQQRIVVRLVSRPGNSAGRQDLPAGSRLADAIGGVPLNTARLGRVALIRFDEELGEPVTEYYDVREAIMGNMDENPLLQDRDVIVVGRNLIAQLGNFLNTFTQPFRDVLGFLLFFDQLSNSAENLFGPSGGDNNQN, via the coding sequence ATGTCTTCCCCCTTTCTCCATCTTCCCCCCTGGCGTTCAGGTACCGCCGTCCTCTCCGGTGCCGTCCTAGTTGCCATTCAGCTGCTGCCGCTCCAGAGGGCGATCGCCCAAACGCAGGGGGAGCGTCGTATCGTAGAGCCAACTCAGACCCCAAGCCGTTTATCGCCACAATGGCAGCAATTTGAGACCCAGCGGCAAAGGGAACATCGGCAAACCATGGACTATCTGGAGAGGTGGCTGCGCGATCGCCTCGACCGATTTCCCGCCTCAGAACGACTCCCCCCCGCCATCCTCCAGGATCCCAGCCGTCCTCCCGAGCGGCAGGTTCCCATTGATAGCGTCGCTTGGGATGAATACCGCCTTGGTATTGGTGACGGCATTTCCATTGTCGTCCAGCCCCCCTTTCAAGACCTCAGTACCACAGCGCAACTGTCCTTTCAGGGAACCATCTTTGTCCCCCTCCTCGGAACCGTGAATCTGGAAGGACTCACCGTGGACGAAGCCGCCCAACTTCTAGAAACATCCCTCAATCAATTTGTCGTTGACCCCGAAGTCCAAGTTATTCTCGCCCAACCCCGGCAATCCCAAATCACGGTCACCGGTGAAGTTGAACGGCCGGGGTTTTTCCCCATTGCACCCAACTCTCCCTTAGTCCAAGCCCTACTCACCGCCGGTGGTGTCACCCTGGATGCGGACCTACGTGAAGTCACCGTCGAGCGACGTTTTTCCAACGGGGAGCAAGTCACCCAAACCTTTGACCTACATACCCCCCTCATCCTCGGACAAGCCATTCCCGATGTGCGTCTGCGGGATGGAGATGTGATTCGAGTGCCCACCCGGCCCCGGGAATTTGACTCCGACTACGATCGCAGCATCCTGCAACGGACCGCCCTCGTCTCCACCACTAGCCGACCCATCGCCGTCACCATCACCGGCGAAGTTGTCCGTCCCGGCTACTATGACTTCGCCTCCCGCCCTGCCCCAGAAGTGGACGGCGCCCTAGTCGCCGCCCAAGGAACCAAAACCACCGCCGACCTACGACGTATCCTGATTCGCCGTCGTCTTCCCGACGGAACCGCCATTGAACGGGAAGTAGACCTCTTTACCCCTCTCCTAGAAGGGCGACCCCTACCTCAATTGGGATTAGAAGATGGAGATGTCATCATCGTCCCCGAAATTCGCCCCGAAGACCGAGAAAACTACGATGTGGAACTGATGACTCGCACCAGCATCTCGCAACAGCGGATTGTGGTGCGCTTAGTTAGCCGCCCAGGAAACTCTGCCGGTCGCCAAGATCTCCCCGCCGGTAGCCGTTTAGCTGATGCGATCGGTGGCGTACCCCTTAATACCGCTCGCCTAGGTCGTGTGGCTCTCATTCGCTTTGACGAAGAATTGGGTGAGCCTGTAACAGAATATTACGATGTGCGGGAAGCTATCATGGGTAACATGGATGAAAACCCCCTACTCCAAGATCGAGATGTTATTGTGGTGGGGCGGAACCTCATTGCTCAGTTGGGGAACTTTTTAAACACCTTTACCCAGCCATTCCGGGACGTCTTAGGCTTTCTCTTATTCTTTGATCAACTCTCTAATAGCGCTGAAAACCTCTTTGGCCCAAGTGGGGGTGATAATAACCAAAACTAA
- the psbV2 gene encoding photosystem II cytochrome PsbV2, whose translation MAFQRNAFLDAWFKHTLAAIALLGVLLWGSAPALANGVNADVARYLTPDGPARVKLDPQGNQASYSGEALTRGRDIFMENCAYCHANGLTLPFPQISLTLEDLAGATPARDNIDGFVTYLRQPMTYDGSDFSDWCREVPESWLARPQLEELAAFTLSAAEKVPGWGTLPSNR comes from the coding sequence ATGGCTTTTCAACGGAACGCCTTCCTGGACGCTTGGTTTAAACATACCCTGGCCGCGATCGCCCTCCTGGGAGTTCTCCTCTGGGGAAGCGCTCCAGCCCTAGCGAATGGAGTCAATGCTGATGTAGCGCGATATCTGACCCCCGACGGTCCGGCCCGGGTTAAACTGGACCCTCAGGGCAATCAAGCCAGTTATTCCGGTGAAGCTCTCACCCGAGGCCGGGACATCTTCATGGAAAACTGCGCCTACTGTCATGCCAACGGTTTGACCTTGCCCTTCCCCCAAATTTCCCTAACCCTGGAGGATTTAGCCGGGGCCACGCCAGCACGAGATAACATCGATGGCTTTGTCACCTATCTACGACAACCCATGACCTATGACGGCTCCGATTTCAGTGACTGGTGTCGGGAAGTTCCCGAGAGTTGGCTGGCTCGCCCACAACTCGAAGAACTGGCGGCCTTTACCCTCAGTGCGGCGGAGAAGGTCCCCGGCTGGGGAACGCTTCCCTCCAACCGCTAA
- a CDS encoding prepilin peptidase — protein MLLIVFALGASIGSFANVVIYRLPAGQSLLHPPSRCPHCGHGLGKGENIPVLGWLRLRGRCAHCHSPISPRYPIVEAVTGLLFLGVFWRYEVSLTTVGYWLFLTGLLVLALIDWDTMTLPNPLTRLGVLSGLVYQTLQGWQGDSAIEGLMRGIFGAVLGIWLIDAVRFLGSLAWGKEAMGAGDGKLLAAIGAWLGPGLMVISGFVGALLGAVMGGGAIALGILGRSQPMPFGPFLALGGAMAAIWGTRWLNLYLEIFFPAGVL, from the coding sequence ATGCTTCTTATTGTATTTGCCTTGGGCGCTTCAATTGGCAGCTTTGCCAATGTGGTCATTTATCGTCTACCCGCAGGCCAGTCCTTACTCCATCCTCCCTCTCGTTGTCCCCATTGTGGACATGGCTTAGGGAAAGGGGAAAATATCCCGGTGTTGGGGTGGTTGCGTTTGCGAGGACGCTGCGCCCATTGCCATAGTCCCATTTCCCCCCGCTATCCCATCGTTGAGGCGGTGACGGGACTGTTGTTTTTGGGGGTATTTTGGCGCTATGAGGTCTCGTTGACGACCGTGGGCTATTGGCTATTTTTAACAGGACTGTTGGTGTTGGCCCTGATTGATTGGGATACCATGACGCTCCCGAACCCTCTAACTCGTTTAGGGGTTCTCTCAGGGCTAGTCTATCAGACCCTACAAGGCTGGCAGGGGGATTCGGCTATTGAGGGGCTGATGCGAGGGATTTTTGGGGCGGTGTTGGGGATTTGGTTAATCGACGCCGTTCGCTTTTTAGGGTCTTTGGCTTGGGGAAAAGAAGCCATGGGGGCCGGTGATGGGAAATTACTGGCGGCCATTGGGGCCTGGTTGGGCCCGGGATTGATGGTGATTTCTGGGTTCGTTGGGGCCCTGTTGGGAGCCGTGATGGGTGGAGGGGCGATCGCCCTGGGAATTTTGGGGCGATCGCAACCTATGCCCTTTGGTCCTTTTCTCGCCCTGGGGGGGGCAATGGCCGCCATTTGGGGAACCCGTTGGCTGAATCTCTACCTAGAAATCTTTTTCCCCGCCGGGGTTCTTTAA
- a CDS encoding M48 family metallopeptidase has translation MSFSKTLLVGLRSEQFRHPLDLRATTALKQIPGLDVLIRNLLGALGEQYFYLENIASGVQVGPKQLPDLHQLLLEAAEVLDVEAPQLYVRQHPVPNAYTFAMRGRQAFVVLHTSLLELLTPEEIQAVIAHELGHLKCEHGVYLTLANLITLAVGQVPNWGTLVAQSLQAQMLEWLRCAEFSCDRAALLATQNPRTVMSVLMKLAGGSPSLSPQLNLDAFLEQARSYDAIGDDALGETLKQLQTEQLSHPVPVLRAREIDRWSSSQNYYDLLKSGQSCYTGGTNATGGWRNW, from the coding sequence ATGTCTTTCTCCAAAACGCTCCTGGTGGGGCTGAGATCAGAACAGTTCCGCCATCCTCTTGATTTGCGGGCGACTACCGCCCTAAAACAGATCCCCGGCTTGGATGTTCTAATTCGTAATCTCCTTGGAGCCTTGGGAGAGCAATACTTTTATTTGGAAAATATCGCGTCTGGGGTGCAGGTTGGCCCCAAGCAACTCCCCGATCTGCATCAGTTGCTCCTCGAAGCGGCTGAGGTGTTAGACGTGGAAGCACCCCAGTTGTATGTCCGTCAACATCCAGTGCCCAATGCCTATACCTTTGCCATGCGAGGACGGCAGGCCTTCGTCGTGCTGCATACCTCCTTACTCGAACTGTTAACCCCAGAGGAAATTCAAGCGGTGATTGCCCATGAATTGGGCCACCTCAAATGTGAGCATGGGGTGTATTTGACCTTAGCCAATTTAATTACCCTAGCTGTGGGTCAAGTCCCTAATTGGGGAACTCTTGTGGCCCAGAGTCTCCAGGCGCAAATGTTGGAATGGCTGCGCTGTGCCGAGTTTAGCTGCGATCGCGCTGCCTTATTAGCCACTCAAAATCCGCGCACGGTGATGTCGGTGCTGATGAAGCTGGCCGGAGGCTCCCCTAGCCTATCCCCCCAGCTCAACTTAGATGCTTTCCTAGAGCAAGCCCGCTCCTATGATGCCATCGGAGATGATGCCCTCGGGGAAACCCTCAAACAACTGCAAACGGAACAACTGAGTCATCCTGTCCCCGTGTTGCGGGCCCGGGAAATTGATCGCTGGTCTAGCAGCCAAAATTATTATGACTTGTTAAAATCTGGTCAAAGCTGCTATACTGGCGGAACCAACGCAACGGGCGGATGGCGAAATTGGTAG
- the psbV gene encoding photosystem II cytochrome c-550: MLKRFFWLAIAVVVLVCSFGTNSAMALELDAETRTVTLNEQGETVTLSLEQATRGKRLFGDICAQCHPVGLTKTNPNVNLSSESLALATPRRDNVEALVDYMKNPTTFDGEFDISELHPATSSSDIFPEMRNLTDDDLFNIAGHILIQPKLRGTQWGGGKVYN; the protein is encoded by the coding sequence ATGCTAAAAAGATTCTTTTGGCTTGCGATCGCGGTGGTCGTCTTAGTATGTAGCTTCGGCACGAACAGCGCCATGGCGTTGGAACTCGATGCTGAAACCCGCACCGTCACCTTGAACGAACAGGGGGAAACCGTCACCTTATCTCTGGAACAGGCCACCCGTGGCAAACGGCTCTTTGGTGATATTTGCGCCCAGTGCCATCCCGTTGGACTGACCAAGACCAACCCCAACGTCAATCTAAGTTCCGAGAGTTTGGCCTTAGCAACCCCTCGTCGGGATAATGTTGAGGCCCTGGTGGATTATATGAAAAACCCCACTACCTTTGATGGTGAGTTTGATATTTCCGAACTGCACCCGGCTACGTCGAGTTCAGACATTTTCCCTGAAATGAGAAATTTAACAGACGACGATTTGTTTAATATCGCGGGGCATATTCTGATTCAGCCCAAACTCCGGGGGACTCAATGGGGTGGCGGTAAGGTTTATAACTAA
- a CDS encoding GumC family protein, with translation MAPSIVKRYVIAFGKYKFAGFAVFALAVGVSGLMGLEEPPPPSYNASGVMSLKQEPVTVSQTGPNIQEQGKQALNQEFLIDDQVVENIAAQVGVPPRQIRSARLRTPGTEGPQLFEVSYMDSTPERAKQVVQLLMESSVEKSRMLNTSRLDVLIAALNERIPEVEADLREAEERLVQFDRIEGAALVLGRDGMLVGNIRSTQSRQDELQRQIEEVTTQMQSLEARLGLTVDEAYTSSALSRDPIVNNLRGQIHQIESQQALLGQTLRPDHPQVVELRRQLAGLERLLENRAREVIGGEGIGQPLYDSRRVRTQSSLDPTRQEMANQLVGLQTQREMLLQNLAQTERLENELLAEFQNLPNLELERERLSQVVAIHKSLFNQLQARLIDAESARTETVSNLSIAQEPQVQEIREDAANIFLLVLIGGGAGLAAGAILIFGLSALEGRFYTMEEVRGALEGRDLSVLGTIPYIEDFDSAALAQEEPFPVLLSPHSPYLDHYESLRSTLQRVEGTPPRVVLLTSPAAEEGKSLTAYNLAIAAARAGKRTLLVEADLRSPSRAESLKISLDPQRFTEPLKHYDSMNRNAHLVPDVPNLYVIPSPGPQRQVSAVIESSELRQLLMQARARFDFVVVDSPALSRCNDTLALEPFTDGLLIVARPGITRGGLLNEYAEMLEEAEERVRVLGSVVNGAEIVVEIPYEEEEEEPVTRSSYESALYDDYLGHPEAEHPEVPTSTRNPS, from the coding sequence GTGGCACCCTCAATCGTTAAACGGTACGTCATTGCGTTTGGAAAATATAAGTTTGCCGGATTTGCCGTCTTTGCCCTTGCGGTCGGTGTTTCCGGACTCATGGGTTTAGAAGAGCCTCCGCCGCCGAGCTATAACGCCTCTGGGGTCATGAGCTTAAAGCAGGAGCCGGTGACCGTGTCACAAACCGGTCCTAACATTCAAGAACAGGGTAAGCAAGCCCTCAACCAAGAGTTTCTGATTGATGACCAAGTCGTTGAGAACATTGCTGCACAAGTTGGCGTTCCTCCTCGACAGATTCGCTCAGCCCGGCTACGAACCCCTGGCACTGAAGGACCGCAGCTGTTTGAGGTTTCCTATATGGATTCCACGCCGGAACGAGCTAAACAGGTGGTGCAGCTCTTGATGGAGTCATCCGTTGAAAAAAGCCGGATGCTCAATACCTCCCGGCTGGATGTGTTGATTGCGGCCCTAAATGAGCGGATTCCAGAAGTTGAGGCCGACTTACGAGAAGCCGAAGAGCGTTTAGTCCAATTTGATCGCATTGAGGGTGCTGCCCTGGTGCTGGGTCGCGACGGTATGTTAGTCGGTAATATCCGTAGCACTCAGAGTCGACAAGACGAACTGCAACGACAAATCGAAGAAGTCACCACCCAGATGCAGAGTCTAGAAGCTCGTTTGGGCTTAACGGTGGATGAAGCCTATACCTCATCAGCCCTGAGTCGCGATCCCATCGTTAATAACCTGCGGGGACAGATTCACCAAATTGAAAGTCAGCAGGCTCTTCTCGGTCAAACCTTACGCCCAGATCACCCGCAGGTGGTTGAGTTACGCCGTCAATTAGCGGGGTTAGAACGCCTGCTAGAAAACCGCGCCCGAGAGGTGATTGGCGGAGAGGGGATTGGTCAGCCCTTATATGACAGTCGCCGGGTTCGCACCCAAAGCAGCCTCGATCCCACCCGGCAAGAAATGGCGAATCAGTTGGTGGGGTTACAAACTCAGCGAGAGATGCTGCTACAAAACTTGGCACAAACGGAACGGCTAGAGAATGAGTTACTGGCCGAGTTTCAGAATCTACCCAATTTAGAGTTAGAACGGGAACGACTCAGTCAGGTCGTGGCCATTCATAAGTCCCTGTTTAACCAGTTACAGGCTCGGCTCATTGATGCAGAGTCAGCGCGTACAGAAACCGTCAGCAATCTCAGTATTGCCCAGGAACCCCAGGTGCAGGAGATTCGGGAAGATGCTGCTAATATCTTTTTGTTGGTTCTCATCGGCGGTGGAGCCGGTTTAGCGGCGGGAGCCATCCTCATCTTTGGCTTATCGGCACTCGAAGGACGCTTCTACACCATGGAGGAAGTGCGCGGGGCCCTAGAAGGCCGAGATTTGTCGGTGTTGGGGACGATTCCCTATATCGAGGACTTCGATTCAGCTGCGTTGGCTCAGGAAGAGCCGTTCCCTGTTCTCTTGTCGCCCCATTCCCCCTACTTGGACCATTACGAAAGCCTGCGTAGCACCTTGCAACGAGTTGAAGGAACCCCACCCCGGGTTGTTTTACTCACCAGTCCGGCTGCTGAAGAAGGGAAGTCATTGACCGCCTATAACCTAGCCATCGCTGCTGCTCGGGCGGGGAAACGAACCCTGTTGGTTGAAGCTGATCTGCGATCGCCCTCTCGGGCAGAGTCCCTCAAAATCAGCCTCGATCCTCAACGTTTCACGGAACCCCTGAAGCACTATGACAGCATGAATCGCAATGCGCATCTGGTTCCAGATGTGCCGAACCTATATGTGATTCCCAGTCCGGGTCCTCAACGACAGGTCTCCGCCGTTATCGAATCCAGTGAACTACGCCAGTTGCTGATGCAAGCCCGGGCCCGCTTTGATTTCGTTGTTGTGGATTCACCGGCCCTGAGTCGATGTAACGATACCCTAGCCCTTGAACCCTTTACCGATGGTCTGCTCATTGTGGCTCGACCTGGGATAACTCGGGGTGGCCTCCTCAACGAATATGCAGAAATGCTAGAAGAGGCTGAGGAGCGAGTGCGTGTCCTCGGGTCCGTGGTCAATGGAGCGGAAATTGTGGTCGAGATTCCCTATGAAGAGGAGGAGGAAGAGCCAGTAACCCGGTCGAGCTACGAGTCTGCCCTCTATGATGACTATCTCGGACATCCTGAAGCCGAACACCCAGAAGTACCCACCTCGACGCGAAACCCGTCTTAA